Proteins encoded together in one Vigna angularis cultivar LongXiaoDou No.4 chromosome 5, ASM1680809v1, whole genome shotgun sequence window:
- the LOC108339804 gene encoding borneol dehydrogenase, mitochondrial — protein MISALGRRLEGKVAMITGGASGIGEATARLFSKHGAHVVIADIQDDLGLSLSKELESASYIRCDVTNENEVENAVNTVVSKHGKLDTMFNNAGITGANKTSILDNTKSEFEAVINVNLVGVFLGTKHAARVMIPARRGSIINTASVCGSIGGVASHAYTGSKHGVVGLTKNTAVELGAFGVRVNCVSPYVVATPLAKNFFKLDDKGVLDVYANLKGAALEPNDVAEAALYLASDESKYVSGLNLVVDGAFTVLNSGFCVFGQSS, from the exons ATGATCTCAGCTCTAGGAAGAAG GCTTGAGGGGAAGGTGGCAATGATCACCGGTGGTGCTAGCGGCATCGGTGAGGCCACTGCAAGACTCTTCTCTAAGCATGGAGCACACGTGGTGATAGCTGATATCCAAGACGATTTGGGTCTTTCTCTtagcaaggagttggaatcCGCTTCCTACATCCGTTGCGATGTCACAAACGAAAACGAAGTTGAGAACGCTGTTAACACGGTGGTTTCCAAACACGGCAAACTAGATACCATGTTCAACAACGCCGGCATAACCGGGGCGAACAAAACCAGCATATTGGACAACACGAAGTCGGAATTTGAGGCAGTGATCAACGTTAACCTAGTTGGTGTTTTTCTTGGAACAAAGCACGCTGCAAGGGTTATGATTCCTGCGCGAAGAGGAAGCATAATCAACACTGCCAGTGTCTGCGGAAGCATAGGTGGCGTGGCCTCACACGCGTACACAGGTTCCAAACACGGTGTGGTGGGATTGACGAAAAACACTGCGGTGGAGCTTGGAGCATTCGGTGTGAGGGTGAACTGCGTGTCACCGTACGTGGTTGCCACACCCTTGGCTAAGAACTTTTTTAAGCTTGACGACAAGGGGGTTCTCGATGTGTATGCAAACCTAAAAGGTGCTGCTCTTGAACCAAACGATGTGGCCGAGGCTGCTCTGTATTTAGCCAGTGATGAATCCAAGTATGTCAGTGGTCTCAATCTTGTGGTTGATGGAGCCTTCACTGTCCTCAACAGTGGCTTTTGTGTCTTTGGACAATCATCATGA